One region of Trinickia violacea genomic DNA includes:
- a CDS encoding LysR substrate-binding domain-containing protein — protein sequence MRAVQEGTVDIGLAAGTVRTDGLQAMPYRRDRLVLATALSRPVAESKKIAFADTLENDFIGPTVEPIYRQLGANDQTAKGTQCLAALKAKLSEQFP from the coding sequence GTGCGTGCGGTGCAGGAAGGCACCGTCGATATCGGTCTCGCAGCCGGCACCGTGCGCACGGACGGCTTGCAGGCGATGCCGTACCGGCGCGACCGGCTCGTGTTGGCCACGGCGCTGAGTCGTCCGGTGGCGGAATCAAAGAAGATCGCATTCGCCGACACGCTAGAGAACGACTTCATCGGGCCGACTGTGGAACCAATTTACCGACAATTGGGTGCGAACGATCAGACGGCAAAGGGCACGCAATGCCTCGCAGCATTGAAAGCGAAGCTTTCAGAACAATTTCCTTGA
- a CDS encoding YkgJ family cysteine cluster protein produces the protein MNAVAAPVVADHACRPDCGACCIAPSITSPIPGMPDGKPAGVRCAQLGDDHRCAVFGRPERPACCSGLQPQAEMCGTSRAHAIAWLTQLEAATRPAAR, from the coding sequence GTGAATGCCGTTGCCGCTCCCGTCGTTGCCGATCACGCGTGCCGTCCCGATTGCGGCGCGTGCTGCATCGCGCCCTCGATCACGAGCCCGATCCCCGGCATGCCCGACGGCAAACCCGCAGGCGTGCGCTGCGCGCAGCTCGGCGACGATCACCGCTGCGCGGTCTTCGGGCGTCCCGAGCGGCCCGCCTGCTGCTCCGGATTGCAGCCGCAGGCCGAGATGTGCGGCACGTCGCGCGCGCATGCCATCGCCTGGCTCACGCAGCTCGAAGCCGCGACTCGGCCCGCCGCCCGCTAA
- the trmB gene encoding tRNA (guanosine(46)-N7)-methyltransferase TrmB: MIHDPNEDGLPRESGAADDADASTPIDGDTPENPLHLRRIRSFVTRAGRVSTGQRRAMDELGPRFVVPYAATAFDWNATFGRPAPHILEIGFGMGATTAEIAAQRPGDDFIGVEVHEPGVGALLKLMGEQTLSNIRIVQHDAVEVLEQMIAPESLDGVHIFFPDPWHKARHHKRRLIQPKFVALLVSRLKPGAYLHCATDWQNYAEQMLEVLSAEPALANTADAYAPRPDYRPVTKFERRGLRLGHGVWDLVFKKRAA, from the coding sequence ATGATTCACGATCCGAACGAAGACGGTCTCCCGCGCGAATCCGGCGCAGCCGACGACGCCGACGCGTCCACTCCCATCGACGGCGATACGCCCGAGAATCCGCTGCATCTGCGCCGCATCCGCAGCTTCGTCACGCGCGCCGGCCGCGTCTCGACCGGCCAGCGCCGCGCGATGGACGAACTCGGCCCGCGCTTCGTGGTCCCCTACGCAGCCACTGCGTTCGACTGGAACGCTACCTTCGGCCGTCCGGCGCCGCACATCCTGGAGATCGGCTTCGGCATGGGTGCGACGACCGCTGAAATCGCCGCGCAGCGTCCCGGCGACGACTTCATCGGCGTCGAAGTGCACGAACCGGGCGTCGGCGCGCTCTTGAAGCTGATGGGCGAACAGACGCTATCGAACATCCGCATCGTCCAGCACGATGCGGTCGAGGTGCTCGAACAGATGATCGCGCCGGAAAGCCTCGACGGCGTGCACATCTTCTTCCCCGACCCGTGGCACAAGGCGCGCCATCACAAGCGCCGCCTGATTCAGCCGAAGTTCGTCGCGCTTCTGGTCTCGCGCTTGAAGCCCGGCGCGTATCTGCACTGCGCAACCGATTGGCAGAACTACGCCGAGCAAATGCTCGAAGTGCTGAGCGCCGAACCCGCGCTCGCGAACACCGCCGACGCCTACGCGCCGCGCCCCGACTATCGTCCGGTGACGAAGTTCGAGCGACGCGGCCTGCGTCTCGGGCACGGCGTCTGGGATCTCGTGTTCAAGAAACGCGCCGCGTAA
- a CDS encoding undecaprenyl-diphosphate phosphatase, whose amino-acid sequence MDWILICKAVILGIVEGLTEFLPVSSTGHLIVVGSLLDFTDEGSKTFHVVIQFGAILAVCWEYRRRIGEVIAGLATQTAARRFALNVVIATIPAVVLGLMFEKSIKAVLYAPVPVALALVVGGVVILWAESRQRERGDAPPRVQSIDALTPLDALKVGCAQCCALIPGVSRSGSTIIGGMLFGLDRRVATEFSFFLAIPIIVGATLYEIVKTWHATPVQMLDLFTIGMAAAFVSAFICVRWLLRYIATHDFTVFAWYRIGFGLLVLIVGYSGGLNWS is encoded by the coding sequence ATGGATTGGATATTGATCTGCAAGGCGGTGATCCTCGGCATCGTCGAGGGATTGACCGAGTTTTTGCCGGTGTCGAGCACAGGCCACTTGATCGTCGTCGGCAGCTTGCTCGATTTCACCGACGAAGGCTCGAAGACCTTCCATGTCGTCATCCAGTTCGGCGCGATCCTCGCGGTGTGCTGGGAGTACCGGCGGCGCATCGGCGAGGTGATCGCCGGCCTCGCGACGCAAACGGCCGCGCGGCGCTTTGCGCTCAATGTCGTCATCGCGACGATTCCAGCCGTCGTGCTAGGGCTCATGTTCGAAAAGTCGATCAAGGCCGTGCTCTACGCGCCGGTGCCGGTGGCGCTCGCGCTCGTGGTGGGCGGCGTCGTCATCCTATGGGCGGAGTCGCGCCAGCGCGAACGCGGCGATGCGCCACCGCGCGTTCAGTCGATCGATGCCTTGACGCCGCTCGACGCGCTGAAAGTCGGCTGCGCGCAATGCTGTGCGCTGATTCCCGGCGTGTCGCGCTCGGGGTCGACGATCATCGGCGGGATGCTCTTCGGGCTCGACCGGCGTGTCGCCACCGAGTTTTCGTTTTTTCTCGCGATCCCGATCATCGTCGGCGCGACGCTCTACGAGATCGTGAAGACCTGGCACGCGACGCCGGTCCAGATGCTCGATCTGTTCACGATCGGGATGGCGGCCGCGTTCGTGAGCGCGTTCATCTGCGTGCGCTGGCTGCTGCGCTACATCGCGACGCACGATTTCACGGTGTTCGCGTGGTATCGGATCGGCTTCGGGTTGCTGGTCCTGATCGTCGGCTACAGCGGCGGGCTGAACTGGAGCTGA
- a CDS encoding DUF1439 domain-containing protein produces the protein MTHARASTRRRFLIAAFAAASIGVSLGACATATFPFIPDHYTFSRDQVQEAVQRKFPFQRTVSQVFNVTLANPVVGLLPDTNRVSVRLDAHFASPFLQQPVDATFTLSSQLAYDGPSRSVVLKEPTVDNVSVDGQGHAYAQQISAAAGLLATQLLTNYPIYTFKPEQLQFAGVNYEPGTITILTNGIRVQILEK, from the coding sequence ATGACTCACGCGAGAGCGTCCACGCGGCGACGGTTTCTGATCGCGGCGTTTGCGGCGGCAAGCATCGGCGTGTCGCTCGGCGCCTGTGCTACCGCCACGTTTCCGTTCATCCCGGATCACTACACGTTCTCGAGGGATCAGGTGCAGGAAGCCGTGCAGCGCAAGTTTCCGTTCCAGCGCACGGTCTCCCAGGTGTTCAACGTCACGCTCGCCAATCCCGTCGTCGGCCTCTTGCCGGACACGAATCGCGTGAGCGTGCGGCTCGACGCGCACTTCGCGAGCCCGTTCCTGCAGCAGCCGGTGGACGCCACCTTCACGCTGTCGAGCCAGCTCGCGTACGACGGCCCGAGCCGATCGGTCGTGCTCAAGGAGCCGACCGTCGACAACGTCAGCGTGGACGGCCAGGGCCACGCCTACGCGCAGCAGATCAGCGCGGCTGCCGGATTGCTCGCGACGCAGCTGCTCACCAACTATCCGATCTACACGTTCAAGCCCGAGCAACTTCAATTTGCCGGCGTGAACTACGAACCCGGTACAATCACCATCCTTACAAACGGCATACGCGTGCAGATCCTCGAAAAGTGA